A genomic segment from Lasioglossum baleicum chromosome 5, iyLasBale1, whole genome shotgun sequence encodes:
- the LOC143208875 gene encoding BLOC-1-related complex subunit 8 homolog isoform X2 yields the protein MHIVANEPSLAFYRLQEHVRKALPPMVEKRVEVLALQQQLLGRCYDVEYAVSAVKTMHGAGKSFENTLEFIKSAIFFKQQLKYEEQRRHKKDSNRDSVYKRLSAHIPTLDHLPDEISDVVRETANRVESMMHHARHSSDTQKSN from the coding sequence ATGCACATAGTTGCAAACGAGCCGTCTCTTGCGTTCTACAGGCTCCAAGAACACGTAAGAAAAGCGTTACCTCCCATGGTGGAGAAGAGGGTTGAAGTATTAGCCCTTCAGCAACAGCTTCTAGGTAGATGTTACGATGTAGAATACGCTGTCAGCGCCGTAAAAACGATGCACGGTGCAGGAAAAAGTTTCGAAAATACCTTGGAGTTTATCAAGAGCGCGATATTCTTTAAACAACAATTAAAATATGAAGAACAGCGTAGGCATAAGAAGGACAGCAATAGAGACTCCGTGTACAAAAGATTATCCGCGCATATTCCTACCTTAGATCATTTACCGGATGAAATATCCGATGTTGTAAGAGAAACTGCTAATAGAGTAGAGTCTATGATGCATCATGCTAGACATTCCAGCGATACGCAAAAATCAAACTAA